Genomic window (Bacillota bacterium LX-D):
TCCACACGGGCATTTACTACACGGGCTGAATCAAACATTGGGGGTAAGGTTAACAGGTTGGCACGTTCCTGCTCTAAACAAGCCAGTGCTGACTGTCCATCACGGGTGTCTTGTGGCTTAGCATTTAGTTTGTTACATATTTTCAGCAGGTACCTATTGGCCTCATCCAAGCTTTCAAATGTATCCCTAAAGGCAAAGGCTTTACGGCGGATCACATCTACGCTACGCTCAACATGACCTTTTTCATTACCCCTACGGACATTGCAGAATCGGTAACGAAAGCCATAGTAGATGGATAATTGTAACAATCCTTCAGTGGGCTCTTTTTCTGTGCCAACAAATCGTTTAACAGCCACCTTCATGTTGTCATACACTAGGGTCTGGTATACCCCACCTACTTCTTGAAAGAACCGGGCATGTGCCTCCTGAAAACATTCAGTTTTCTGTTTAGTAAACAAATATGCATATCGGTAATTACCATAGGCAGATGTAAATGCAGCCATTTGAAGTATCTGAGGCTTTCCGCCAATTGTCAGTTTTACTTCTCCCCAGTCGAACTCGCAGACATCACCCGGTATATAAGACTCTTTAATAAAGGCCTCTTTGGTTTTACGTTCTAGCGACCGTACAATTCTTTTAACACTGCTATAGCTGATGTCTATATTGTCTTCCACTAGGGATTCATAAATATCAATTATTTTTTTAACTTGTTTATGTTGGCCATTCCTCCGTTTCTGTTCATTTTCATCCAAATGTTTTTTTATTAGGCTTTGAATATCTTCAGTAACTTTCCGCTTTGGCCTATTTCCAACTGTATACTTGGGGATTTCCACAATTTCCTGAATTAGTTCCCCGGGATCTACTAGGCCAGAGGATTGTTCCAATTCCTTTCGCTTTTCTTCATATTTATTGATGTATCTGCGAACCGTTTTCCGATCCACACCCGTCAATCTGGCAATTTCCCGCTGGGACTTTCCCTCCCGGTAATACATGATGAGTATATTTTGTTTTTGAATCAACTTAATCATCTCTCCTGGCTCCTCACATAGCTGTAATTTTGCTCTATGAGGATTATCGGCTAAGGTGGGGGAATTTTCAATGACCTTTGTGGTGTACTTTTAAATTACCATAAACAAGCATGAACGGATCCCTTTTAAAACTCCAAACAAAAATGCACA
Coding sequences:
- the istA gene encoding IS21 family transposase; its protein translation is MIKLIQKQNILIMYYREGKSQREIARLTGVDRKTVRRYINKYEEKRKELEQSSGLVDPGELIQEIVEIPKYTVGNRPKRKVTEDIQSLIKKHLDENEQKRRNGQHKQVKKIIDIYESLVEDNIDISYSSVKRIVRSLERKTKEAFIKESYIPGDVCEFDWGEVKLTIGGKPQILQMAAFTSAYGNYRYAYLFTKQKTECFQEAHARFFQEVGGVYQTLVYDNMKVAVKRFVGTEKEPTEGLLQLSIYYGFRYRFCNVRRGNEKGHVERSVDVIRRKAFAFRDTFESLDEANRYLLKICNKLNAKPQDTRDGQSALACLEQERANLLTLPPMFDSARVVNARVDKYATIVVDQNHYSVPDHLVGELVMVKIYSSRICCFYKDAKIAEHARLTGCHEWRLELSHYLETLKKKPGALAGSMALQQADQKIKQIFETYYTKREKEFIELMQYMQDGTSLSDVEKSITKLCKIHPSHVTTDKIKALCAKSRESTPEIAIISQVAQDIADQAIQHLRMYDKLFNTQNLESKEAIA